The following coding sequences lie in one Treponema sp. OMZ 790 genomic window:
- the tsaD gene encoding tRNA (adenosine(37)-N6)-threonylcarbamoyltransferase complex transferase subunit TsaD: MKILGIESSCDETAAAVVEDGNKILSNIVATQIPFHKMYNGVVPEIASRKHTEWILPIVKQALAEADLSLDQIDGIAATGRPGLMGSLLVGLTFAKTLAWSSGKPFIAVNHMLGHLYASHLEHDIPYPYLGLLVSGGHSIICKVNNFDDIEVLGTTIDDAPGEAFDKVAKFYNLGYPGGAVIDKLAKTGNPKAANFPMPIIHKEGHKYDVSYSGLKTAVINQIDQFWNKDFEKTPENIAAAFQTRAVKILLRPLLDASIDTSLKTIVAGGGVAANSLLREKLAEHKELKCIFPSLKFCTDNAAMIAGLGYHYLKRGDRTPFTVEASARVEGFSKKGRR; encoded by the coding sequence ATGAAGATATTAGGAATAGAAAGTTCTTGCGACGAAACTGCGGCGGCAGTCGTCGAAGACGGAAATAAAATTTTAAGCAATATCGTAGCTACGCAGATTCCTTTTCACAAAATGTATAACGGAGTTGTTCCCGAAATAGCAAGCCGAAAACATACCGAGTGGATTTTGCCGATTGTAAAGCAGGCCCTGGCCGAAGCCGATTTGAGCCTTGACCAAATAGACGGAATCGCCGCCACGGGAAGACCCGGGCTTATGGGCTCTCTTTTAGTCGGGCTCACCTTTGCAAAGACCCTTGCATGGTCTTCAGGTAAGCCCTTTATCGCCGTAAACCACATGCTGGGTCACCTTTATGCAAGCCATCTGGAACACGATATACCCTATCCTTATCTGGGGCTTTTAGTTTCGGGCGGACACTCGATTATCTGCAAGGTAAATAATTTTGACGACATCGAAGTTCTGGGCACCACAATCGACGATGCGCCGGGAGAGGCCTTTGACAAGGTTGCCAAGTTTTATAATTTGGGCTACCCGGGAGGAGCCGTAATCGACAAGCTCGCCAAAACCGGAAATCCCAAGGCGGCAAACTTTCCCATGCCCATAATTCACAAAGAAGGACACAAGTACGATGTTTCCTATTCGGGTTTAAAAACCGCCGTCATAAACCAGATAGACCAATTTTGGAATAAAGATTTTGAAAAAACTCCTGAGAATATAGCGGCGGCCTTTCAAACAAGGGCAGTGAAGATTTTGCTCAGGCCGCTCTTGGATGCCTCGATAGATACGAGCTTAAAAACTATAGTCGCAGGCGGAGGCGTTGCAGCCAATTCTTTGTTGAGGGAAAAACTTGCAGAGCACAAGGAATTAAAATGCATCTTCCCTTCTCTTAAATTTTGCACGGATAACGCAGCGATGATTGCAGGCCTAGGCTATCATTACCTAAAACGCGGCGACAGAACGCCCTTTACCGTCGAAGCCTCTGCCAGAGTAGAAGGCTTCAGCAAAAAAGGCCGCCGCTAG
- a CDS encoding divergent polysaccharide deacetylase family protein produces MAKKSTKTGKTTRQAKKSGRRRKKSKINYTAVTAGLLAVCVIMLAVFLFVIPSIKNKDEAGKTQIAEKPIPENKTPDNRVKSDKPKETEKLSAPDKPKEAEKAAAKDKPKEAEKETAKNQPKEAAKNQPKEAEKPVPVNRPKKPENPPITEKPKEQEKEEDAAAYPIQDLPELPSKGKLIFVFDDAGHNLEQLQHFLNLPFPCTIAVLPKLPNSKEAARRIRAAGKELILHQPMQALNPNIDPGPGAVKPGMSREEIKTIVASNVEEIGPIAGMNNHEGSLITSDENAMEAVLELCKEKNIYFLDSRTSSKSVVPQTAKKLNMNIWERAVFLDNKRDKAYMKKRIIDGLEIASQKGEAIMIGHVVTVDLAILLKEMYSDLTREGYTFSTISKSKN; encoded by the coding sequence ATGGCAAAAAAGAGTACAAAGACCGGAAAAACAACTAGACAAGCAAAAAAATCAGGAAGAAGAAGAAAAAAGTCGAAAATTAACTATACCGCAGTTACTGCGGGGCTTTTGGCTGTCTGCGTGATAATGCTTGCCGTATTTTTGTTTGTAATTCCTTCAATAAAAAATAAGGATGAAGCAGGGAAGACTCAAATTGCCGAAAAGCCGATACCCGAAAACAAAACTCCTGACAATCGGGTAAAATCCGATAAACCTAAAGAAACGGAAAAACTGTCCGCACCTGATAAACCTAAAGAAGCAGAAAAAGCTGCCGCAAAAGATAAACCTAAGGAAGCCGAAAAAGAAACAGCAAAAAATCAACCGAAAGAAGCTGCAAAAAATCAGCCTAAAGAAGCCGAAAAGCCGGTCCCGGTAAATCGGCCTAAAAAGCCTGAAAATCCCCCAATCACGGAAAAACCTAAAGAGCAGGAAAAAGAAGAAGATGCCGCGGCCTATCCTATTCAGGACTTACCTGAGCTTCCTTCAAAGGGAAAACTCATCTTTGTGTTTGACGATGCGGGGCATAACTTGGAGCAGTTACAGCATTTTTTGAATTTGCCCTTCCCATGCACCATCGCAGTTTTGCCTAAGCTGCCCAACTCAAAGGAAGCAGCAAGAAGAATAAGAGCGGCCGGAAAGGAGCTCATCCTTCATCAGCCCATGCAGGCCTTAAACCCGAACATCGATCCCGGCCCCGGAGCCGTCAAGCCCGGGATGAGCCGTGAAGAGATAAAAACTATTGTAGCTTCCAATGTGGAAGAAATAGGCCCCATAGCCGGAATGAATAACCACGAGGGCTCCCTTATCACATCGGATGAAAACGCTATGGAGGCAGTCCTTGAATTGTGCAAAGAAAAAAACATCTACTTTTTGGATTCACGCACCAGTTCAAAAAGCGTCGTTCCTCAGACTGCAAAAAAACTGAACATGAACATTTGGGAAAGGGCAGTCTTTCTTGACAATAAGCGGGACAAGGCCTATATGAAAAAACGGATTATAGACGGCTTGGAGATTGCTTCACAAAAAGGAGAAGCAATTATGATAGGCCATGTGGTTACTGTAGATCTTGCAATCCTTCTAAAAGAAATGTACTCCGATTTAACTCGGGAAGGGTATACGTTTTCTACAATTTCAAAATCAAAAAACTAG
- a CDS encoding response regulator, whose translation MHVFNKRISNSRLGKYLIASNIGYIIFSPEYVPLFWSPEAEKLLPEYLVKNTKVKLQDYLKTILSEEDYIRLSEFIKTNPKTSGFEARFDSSSNLSDKTALKFSFNKQDDGNFFVTVYDITKQKLKEEFLTIARQDAEKANSMRSLFLANVSHEIRTPIQTIIGMMELINETNLDEEQSEYTRQVNFSAEVLLTLVNDVLDFSKLESGNMTMERTAFNLTDSVEQTVDLISMEAHKKGLEIVVDISDKIPDFIYGDPARLQQVLLNFVKNAVKFTEKGYVSVSVKLVLETKPNNTDKGKHFSILFEVADTGIGVNAEQKSKIFNSFYQGNAAINRKYGGTGLGLAISKNIITMMKGKIGIKDNIPGGSVFWFKIPLIPSKKKAPHESTLLDKSTRFLIVDDNMQTRSILKRMLFKFGFQDISLVSSGEHAIEEMKTAAKNKNPFKVVFIDMVMPKMDGWRLGAEIHNDPNLSDSKLFLMIPEGSLGRDAKMKLLEWFDGYLYKPVKSRIIFNLINGLYPKFAASSEKDDISELEPVEATEQNQHGGNSHYDDEDNFLGCNVLVVDDHPVNQKLLKIILEKAHCTVETANDGEHAIEAASGQTFDIIFMDIQMPGINGYEATQILRGKGYTNPIIACTAGSQDNERKLCESKGLNDIIKKPFNKKQLFEMVKKYYKR comes from the coding sequence GTGCATGTATTTAATAAAAGGATTTCAAATTCTCGGCTGGGAAAATATTTAATTGCATCAAACATAGGCTACATAATTTTTTCGCCTGAGTACGTACCTCTTTTTTGGAGTCCTGAAGCAGAGAAACTTTTACCGGAATACTTGGTCAAAAACACCAAGGTAAAATTGCAAGATTATTTAAAAACGATTTTATCGGAAGAAGACTACATCAGGCTGTCCGAATTTATAAAAACAAATCCAAAAACGAGCGGGTTTGAAGCAAGATTCGACAGCTCTTCAAATCTTTCGGACAAAACAGCCCTAAAGTTCAGTTTTAATAAACAAGATGACGGTAATTTTTTTGTAACCGTATATGACATAACAAAGCAAAAATTAAAAGAAGAGTTTTTGACAATTGCAAGGCAGGATGCAGAAAAAGCAAACAGCATGAGAAGCCTTTTTTTGGCCAATGTCAGCCATGAAATAAGAACACCTATTCAAACCATAATAGGCATGATGGAGCTTATCAACGAAACAAATCTTGATGAAGAACAAAGCGAATACACCCGTCAGGTAAACTTTAGTGCCGAAGTTCTGCTTACCCTTGTAAACGATGTTTTGGATTTTTCAAAACTGGAAAGCGGAAACATGACAATGGAAAGGACAGCTTTTAACCTGACCGATTCCGTTGAGCAGACCGTAGATTTAATTTCGATGGAAGCCCACAAAAAAGGATTGGAAATTGTTGTAGACATAAGCGATAAGATTCCCGACTTCATCTACGGAGATCCGGCCAGATTGCAGCAGGTTCTTTTAAACTTTGTGAAGAATGCGGTTAAGTTTACCGAAAAAGGATATGTTTCGGTTTCGGTAAAACTGGTTTTGGAAACAAAACCGAACAACACGGATAAGGGAAAACATTTTTCGATTCTTTTTGAAGTTGCAGATACGGGAATAGGAGTAAATGCGGAACAAAAATCGAAGATATTCAATTCTTTTTATCAGGGAAATGCCGCAATCAACAGAAAATACGGAGGAACAGGCCTTGGGCTTGCGATTTCAAAAAACATTATAACCATGATGAAGGGCAAAATAGGAATAAAAGATAATATTCCGGGAGGCTCGGTATTTTGGTTTAAGATTCCTTTGATTCCTTCAAAGAAAAAAGCCCCCCACGAAAGCACCTTGCTTGACAAGAGTACAAGATTTTTAATCGTCGATGATAATATGCAGACCCGTTCTATTTTAAAGAGAATGCTCTTTAAATTCGGTTTTCAGGACATATCCTTGGTAAGTTCCGGCGAACATGCAATTGAAGAGATGAAAACGGCTGCAAAAAATAAAAATCCGTTTAAAGTAGTATTTATAGACATGGTCATGCCTAAGATGGATGGATGGAGACTTGGAGCCGAAATTCATAACGATCCAAATCTTTCCGATTCAAAACTATTTTTAATGATACCCGAAGGAAGTCTCGGCCGGGATGCAAAGATGAAACTTTTGGAATGGTTTGACGGCTATCTTTATAAACCCGTAAAATCAAGAATCATTTTTAACTTAATAAACGGCCTCTACCCCAAGTTTGCCGCATCTTCAGAAAAAGATGATATTTCGGAACTGGAACCTGTTGAAGCAACTGAACAAAATCAGCACGGCGGAAATTCGCACTATGATGATGAAGACAACTTTTTAGGATGCAACGTTTTGGTTGTAGACGACCATCCCGTAAACCAAAAACTGCTAAAAATTATCTTGGAAAAAGCCCACTGCACTGTGGAAACGGCAAATGACGGTGAACATGCCATAGAAGCAGCATCAGGACAAACCTTCGATATTATTTTTATGGACATACAGATGCCCGGTATAAACGGATATGAGGCTACACAAATCTTGCGGGGAAAGGGATACACAAACCCAATCATTGCATGTACAGCCGGCTCTCAAGATAACGAACGAAAACTATGCGAATCTAAGGGCTTAAACGATATAATCAAAAAACCTTTTAACAAAAAACAGCTTTTTGAAATGGTAAAAAAGTATTATAAAAGGTAG
- a CDS encoding response regulator, giving the protein MKQVLLIGIAPTLRYYITKKLQEVGIFVIYAETVIEAMNIMKQQPVMLIIIDYSFSRDTLFNFFAEKQKTPTFSPIPSIVLGRKIAKVDVALLASYGVKKVISKPVRVDELLSSIGLILGTTFPMDPTPCILETRVNEDVIFIELAQGLNRDKLELLQFRIIELIEAYKLAEAKILIILTDLNLTYADTANLEYLIDNILAVKVVSPKNLKLLTLNQFVKDFFAQNPDYKMIEVVESLGQALSALLKKTEDKRAVAQTMLNTDNEHNENASNLGTRFKIDTAESLSIAVVDDDLVIRKMMTAIFSDLNAEVDLFENGEDFLNKIQNDVYDVIFLDMIMPGMSGIDVLNGAKKKGITTPFVILSSVTQRDTVIKALEKGAKRYILKPIKKETVLRKMEEVLGACI; this is encoded by the coding sequence ATGAAACAAGTTTTATTGATAGGTATAGCACCTACTTTGCGTTATTATATTACAAAAAAACTACAAGAAGTCGGCATTTTTGTCATTTATGCCGAAACAGTCATAGAAGCCATGAATATTATGAAGCAGCAGCCCGTGATGCTCATAATAATTGACTACAGTTTCAGCAGGGATACATTGTTTAATTTTTTTGCCGAAAAGCAAAAAACACCTACTTTTTCACCCATTCCTTCAATAGTATTGGGAAGAAAAATAGCCAAGGTCGACGTAGCCCTATTGGCCTCATACGGAGTGAAAAAAGTAATTTCAAAACCGGTCAGAGTTGATGAACTTTTATCTTCGATAGGCCTTATTTTAGGTACGACATTTCCAATGGATCCCACACCCTGTATTCTGGAAACAAGGGTAAATGAAGACGTTATATTTATTGAACTGGCACAAGGTTTAAACAGGGATAAACTTGAACTTCTTCAATTTAGAATAATAGAACTCATCGAAGCCTATAAACTTGCCGAAGCTAAAATTTTAATCATATTGACTGATTTAAATTTAACCTACGCCGACACTGCCAATCTGGAATATTTAATAGATAATATTTTGGCCGTAAAAGTTGTTTCGCCTAAAAACTTAAAACTCCTGACTCTCAATCAATTTGTAAAAGACTTTTTCGCGCAAAATCCCGACTATAAAATGATTGAAGTAGTGGAAAGTCTGGGACAGGCTCTTTCGGCTCTTTTGAAAAAAACGGAAGATAAGAGAGCTGTAGCTCAAACAATGTTAAATACCGACAATGAGCATAACGAAAATGCAAGCAACCTTGGAACCCGTTTTAAAATAGACACGGCAGAAAGCCTTTCGATAGCAGTCGTCGATGATGATCTTGTAATAAGAAAAATGATGACTGCAATTTTTTCGGATCTAAATGCCGAAGTCGATCTTTTCGAAAACGGAGAAGACTTTTTAAATAAGATACAAAATGATGTTTATGATGTTATTTTTTTGGATATGATTATGCCGGGAATGAGCGGCATAGATGTTTTAAACGGAGCAAAGAAGAAAGGCATTACAACGCCCTTTGTTATTCTATCTTCCGTGACTCAACGCGATACGGTCATCAAAGCCCTCGAAAAAGGAGCAAAAAGATACATATTAAAACCCATAAAAAAGGAAACGGTTTTGCGCAAGATGGAGGAGGTTCTGGGTGCATGTATTTAA
- a CDS encoding DJ-1 family glyoxalase III, whose protein sequence is MKKAFLFLANGFEEVEALTPIDYLRRAGIDLVTVGVEGKTILSGRKVPVTCDIVLEEALAMEEDLIAVVLPGGLPNGSILAGTEAVKEFAKKTLANGGIVAAICASPALALGPWGLLEGKKYTCYPGMGQDLNTKPQEGERVIRDGNIITACAAGAAEEFSFAIVEAICGKTALNKLKTEVVAR, encoded by the coding sequence ATGAAAAAAGCTTTTTTATTTTTGGCAAACGGATTTGAAGAAGTTGAGGCTCTCACACCGATTGATTATTTAAGAAGGGCCGGTATAGATTTAGTTACTGTCGGAGTTGAAGGAAAAACTATACTTTCAGGACGTAAGGTTCCTGTTACCTGCGATATAGTTTTGGAAGAAGCTTTGGCGATGGAAGAAGACCTTATTGCTGTAGTCCTGCCCGGCGGTCTGCCCAATGGAAGTATTTTGGCAGGAACAGAGGCTGTTAAAGAATTTGCAAAGAAGACCCTCGCAAACGGAGGAATTGTAGCGGCAATCTGTGCTTCTCCTGCTCTTGCTTTAGGTCCTTGGGGGCTTTTAGAAGGAAAAAAATATACATGCTACCCCGGAATGGGTCAAGATTTAAACACTAAACCGCAGGAAGGCGAAAGAGTTATAAGAGACGGAAACATAATAACGGCCTGTGCCGCCGGAGCTGCGGAAGAATTTTCTTTTGCAATTGTAGAAGCTATTTGCGGAAAAACCGCATTAAATAAACTAAAAACCGAGGTGGTAGCACGATAA
- a CDS encoding bifunctional 2-polyprenyl-6-hydroxyphenol methylase/3-demethylubiquinol 3-O-methyltransferase UbiG, translating into MGKLADWFENETFWAEYAPIMFDTQRWAEAPAVAESVLRIIGVPVDNAGISILDAGCGPGRIAIELAVRKAKVTGIDLIRPFLNAAMDSAQDENVEIELIQGDLRKFVRPETFDAAVSMYTSFGYCSTIEEDMQILKNIAQSIKPNGWFILEMTGREIAVRDFTEGEWFERGGFTVLTEYSVEGAWEGLRSRWILYDEQGRKADHTYVQRLYSAVELKRLMLASGFSSVEIYGDFDFSPYNEKARTMVLIARK; encoded by the coding sequence ATGGGAAAACTTGCAGATTGGTTTGAAAACGAAACTTTTTGGGCTGAATACGCTCCGATTATGTTTGATACGCAAAGGTGGGCTGAAGCTCCTGCCGTTGCAGAATCCGTTTTAAGGATAATAGGTGTTCCTGTGGATAATGCAGGGATTTCGATTTTGGATGCGGGCTGCGGGCCCGGAAGGATAGCTATCGAGCTTGCGGTAAGAAAGGCTAAGGTCACAGGCATCGATTTAATTCGTCCTTTTTTAAATGCAGCCATGGATTCCGCTCAAGATGAAAATGTCGAAATAGAGCTTATTCAAGGGGATTTGCGTAAATTTGTACGCCCCGAAACCTTTGATGCCGCTGTCAGTATGTATACCAGCTTCGGATATTGCAGCACTATAGAAGAAGATATGCAAATCTTAAAAAATATAGCTCAATCCATAAAACCGAACGGCTGGTTCATCCTCGAAATGACAGGAAGAGAGATAGCTGTGCGCGATTTTACCGAAGGCGAATGGTTTGAGCGGGGCGGTTTTACGGTATTAACCGAATATTCTGTGGAAGGAGCTTGGGAAGGGCTTAGGTCACGCTGGATTCTTTATGACGAGCAGGGCAGAAAGGCCGACCACACCTATGTTCAGCGTCTTTATTCCGCCGTAGAATTAAAAAGGCTCATGTTGGCAAGCGGTTTTTCTTCGGTCGAAATATATGGAGATTTCGATTTTTCGCCCTATAATGAAAAAGCTCGGACTATGGTGCTGATTGCAAGAAAGTAG
- a CDS encoding MBL fold metallo-hydrolase encodes MENNNIEGIVLYEDDDHKFIWLGSESKQRKGAVQTMQYLIIDRGRGVLLDPGGVHLFSRVVTAVSRFISVDKIDTIFFSHQDPDVSSGIALWLGITKAKIYISSLWVRFMPHFGIVDISRIVAIPDKGMNISLPSGSNMKCIPSHFMHSPGQFGLYDERSRILFTGDIGAAVFDEDNETTFVEDFQKHLPLIEGFHIRYMASNKIVSKWVETIRLLRPAMIAPQHGAIYKDEQADNFLNWLSGLQCGTDYIEKLF; translated from the coding sequence ATGGAAAATAACAACATTGAAGGTATTGTTTTGTACGAAGATGATGATCATAAATTTATTTGGTTAGGTTCGGAAAGTAAACAAAGAAAGGGTGCCGTTCAGACTATGCAGTACCTTATAATAGACAGAGGCCGCGGAGTCCTCCTTGATCCGGGCGGAGTTCATCTTTTTTCGAGGGTTGTTACTGCCGTAAGCCGCTTTATTTCCGTAGACAAAATAGATACTATTTTCTTTTCACATCAAGACCCGGATGTTTCTTCAGGTATAGCCTTGTGGCTCGGTATTACAAAGGCCAAAATCTATATTTCGTCTCTTTGGGTTAGATTTATGCCCCACTTCGGTATAGTGGATATTTCGAGAATAGTAGCCATACCCGATAAAGGAATGAACATATCTCTTCCTTCAGGATCAAATATGAAGTGCATTCCCTCTCACTTTATGCATTCGCCGGGACAGTTCGGCCTTTATGATGAACGCTCCCGTATTCTATTTACCGGCGATATAGGGGCTGCCGTTTTTGATGAAGACAACGAGACGACCTTTGTAGAAGATTTTCAAAAGCATCTGCCTTTAATCGAAGGCTTTCACATCCGCTATATGGCTTCAAATAAAATTGTAAGCAAGTGGGTTGAAACAATCCGTCTTTTAAGGCCGGCTATGATTGCACCCCAACATGGCGCAATATACAAGGATGAGCAAGCCGATAATTTTTTAAATTGGCTTTCCGGCTTACAATGCGGTACCGATTATATCGAAAAATTATTTTAA
- a CDS encoding methyl-accepting chemotaxis protein, with translation MADQQNIVDNFADLVDKIVIQYNKGVILDFVTSHSFKIIDEAMDNLQDRFDTILAVFEEIQKESSSSASNANYVDEMLSHILEKRGEIQEEIHERVEEIETTAENAQNAASAFEVLKDRTAEVEDMLSGIKDVSVKTGILAINASIEAARAGSVGNGFRIIANEVRSLATQTGDFAKRIESKLEELNKSVDEINNSMTGFIELFSKFRKSFNGVLANFDDNSVTLKEAGSSLAEITASIKEQDITIREGFLSLKKIDNFLRDTGTILDAVQTSHEHLGTLLQQS, from the coding sequence ATGGCTGACCAACAAAACATTGTCGATAATTTTGCTGATCTGGTAGACAAGATTGTTATACAATATAATAAAGGCGTTATTCTTGATTTTGTGACCTCCCATTCATTTAAAATAATAGATGAAGCTATGGATAATTTGCAGGATCGGTTTGATACTATTCTTGCAGTATTTGAAGAAATACAAAAAGAAAGCAGCTCTTCTGCGTCCAATGCCAATTATGTAGATGAAATGCTTTCTCATATCTTGGAAAAGCGAGGCGAAATTCAAGAAGAGATTCACGAACGCGTTGAAGAAATTGAAACTACCGCAGAGAATGCTCAAAATGCAGCTTCTGCCTTTGAGGTTTTAAAAGATAGAACAGCCGAAGTTGAAGATATGCTGTCGGGAATAAAAGATGTTTCCGTAAAAACGGGAATTCTAGCAATCAATGCATCGATTGAAGCAGCCCGCGCAGGAAGTGTAGGAAACGGCTTTAGAATTATTGCCAACGAGGTACGCTCTCTTGCAACTCAAACAGGAGATTTTGCAAAAAGAATCGAATCAAAACTTGAAGAGTTAAATAAATCGGTTGATGAAATAAACAACAGTATGACCGGTTTTATAGAGCTTTTTTCAAAGTTTAGAAAATCTTTTAACGGCGTATTAGCCAATTTTGATGATAATTCCGTGACTCTTAAAGAAGCCGGCTCTTCTCTGGCCGAAATAACCGCTTCAATAAAAGAACAAGATATCACGATAAGAGAGGGCTTTTTATCGTTAAAGAAAATCGATAACTTTTTACGCGATACCGGAACTATTCTTGACGCCGTTCAAACGAGCCATGAACATTTGGGTACCTTGTTGCAGCAAAGCTAA
- a CDS encoding SPFH domain-containing protein, with translation MKKRTSFLIWFFVLIILGGSAFFFGWMQFSVPAGSYGVMLSKSGGYHDKLIVPGEFMWRWERLVPTNSKILTFNLKPQEIEYKTEGVLPSADKFGLIMEQKSDFRWKFALKVSAAAKPESLIGLVKNASIKTQSDLDDFIRTRVEEAAQKSANGFIEYFLSNTEEYEKLKFQYSAFNEKIASDIKTALNNEIEIVSVELSSDFLIPDLKLYMTIRDVYSEYEKAKSKVFTELMVEEGKTAAASKFRMNDMKEWGELLKQYPQLIDFLAVARSDASETLKALRELKAKINGAQAGGNQAGGTQGSGQ, from the coding sequence ATGAAAAAAAGAACTTCATTTTTAATTTGGTTTTTTGTTTTAATTATCTTGGGCGGTTCGGCCTTTTTTTTCGGATGGATGCAGTTTTCCGTGCCGGCCGGCTCTTACGGAGTGATGCTTTCAAAATCGGGAGGCTATCACGATAAGCTCATCGTTCCCGGCGAATTTATGTGGAGATGGGAAAGGCTGGTTCCCACAAATTCAAAAATTCTTACCTTTAATTTAAAGCCCCAAGAAATCGAATATAAAACTGAAGGCGTACTTCCTTCCGCAGATAAATTCGGTTTAATAATGGAACAAAAAAGCGATTTCCGCTGGAAGTTTGCTTTAAAAGTTTCGGCTGCTGCAAAGCCTGAAAGTCTCATAGGTCTCGTCAAAAATGCTTCAATAAAAACTCAAAGCGATTTGGACGATTTTATAAGAACTAGAGTTGAGGAAGCCGCACAAAAATCGGCAAACGGATTTATCGAGTATTTTTTATCGAATACTGAAGAGTATGAAAAGCTGAAATTTCAATATTCTGCCTTTAACGAAAAAATTGCTTCCGATATAAAAACGGCTTTGAATAACGAAATTGAAATTGTTTCGGTTGAGCTTTCTTCCGATTTTCTTATTCCCGATTTAAAATTATATATGACAATAAGGGATGTTTATTCGGAATATGAAAAAGCAAAGAGTAAGGTTTTCACTGAACTTATGGTTGAAGAAGGTAAGACTGCCGCCGCTTCAAAATTCCGCATGAACGATATGAAAGAGTGGGGAGAGCTTTTAAAGCAATATCCCCAGCTTATCGATTTTTTGGCTGTAGCAAGAAGCGATGCGAGCGAAACCCTCAAGGCCTTGCGGGAGCTTAAAGCTAAGATTAACGGTGCTCAAGCCGGCGGCAATCAAGCCGGCGGTACTCAAGGCAGCGGGCAATAG
- a CDS encoding uracil-DNA glycosylase family protein, with translation MKAEEKKILYTFFRTASECLSGFKTDEEYPDFSDDSISVNPESRNAAIADMDIADSAKNLLPNFENGFESLEKVYARIASCKACRLCERRHNIVAGEGPREFSNTEGRIDVMVIGEGPGADEDAQGRPFVGKAGQLLDKMLAAIELFRTHNCYITNVVKCRPPNNRDPLPDETAACRNYLNAQITLIRPKAILVVGRVALQNLLETQEGIGKMHGKFFEYQNIPLMATYHPSALLRDVNLKRPAWEDLKLFRARLNELLEKN, from the coding sequence ATGAAAGCCGAAGAAAAAAAAATACTATACACATTTTTCCGCACAGCCTCGGAATGTCTATCGGGTTTTAAAACCGATGAAGAGTATCCCGATTTTAGCGATGACTCTATTTCGGTAAATCCGGAGTCAAGAAATGCCGCTATTGCCGATATGGATATAGCAGACAGTGCAAAAAATCTTTTGCCCAATTTCGAGAACGGATTTGAAAGTCTTGAAAAGGTCTATGCCCGGATTGCTTCCTGCAAGGCTTGCCGTCTGTGCGAGAGGCGGCATAATATTGTCGCAGGCGAGGGGCCGCGGGAGTTTTCCAATACTGAAGGTAGGATAGATGTAATGGTCATAGGCGAGGGACCGGGAGCCGATGAGGATGCTCAAGGCCGCCCCTTTGTCGGCAAGGCCGGGCAGCTATTGGACAAGATGCTTGCCGCCATCGAATTGTTTCGAACTCATAATTGCTATATCACAAACGTGGTAAAATGCAGGCCGCCCAATAACCGAGACCCCTTACCGGATGAAACGGCTGCATGCAGAAATTATTTAAATGCTCAAATTACCTTGATAAGACCTAAGGCTATTCTTGTGGTCGGACGGGTGGCTCTTCAAAACCTCTTGGAAACTCAAGAAGGCATAGGCAAGATGCACGGCAAGTTTTTTGAATATCAAAACATTCCTCTCATGGCGACCTATCACCCAAGCGCCCTCTTGCGGGATGTCAATTTAAAACGGCCTGCATGGGAGGACTTAAAACTCTTCCGTGCCCGCCTCAACGAATTGCTTGAGAAAAACTAG